One genomic region from Listeria monocytogenes encodes:
- a CDS encoding glucose-6-phosphate isomerase, translating to MTHIKFDYSKALRFFEERELDYLEPAVKAAHDSLHNGTGAGNDALGWINLPTDYDKEEFARIKKATEKIHSDSDVLIVIGIGGSYLGARAAIETLNHSFYNVLEKGARKTPQVFFAGNSISSSYLHDLIEVVGDRDFSVNVISKSGTTTEPAIAFRVFKELLIKKYGEEGAKKRIYATTDKAKGALKTLSDNEGYETFVVPDDVGGRFSVLTAVGLLPIAVSGVDIDALMNGAAAASKDFDKPELKNNIAYQYAAARNVLYRKGKVTELLISYEPGLQYFNEWWKQLFGESEGKDKKGIYPSSANFSTDLHSIGQYIQDGRRNLFETVIKVDKPRHNLTINKEDVDLDGLNYLAGETVDFVNTKAFEGTLLAHTDGEVPNFVVEVPELDAYTFGYLVYFFEKAVAISGYLNGVNPFDQPGVEAYKANMFALLGKPGFEDKKAELEKRLND from the coding sequence ATGACACATATTAAATTTGATTATTCCAAAGCGCTCCGTTTTTTTGAAGAACGCGAACTTGATTATCTTGAACCAGCAGTAAAAGCAGCTCATGATTCATTACATAATGGTACAGGTGCTGGTAATGACGCACTTGGTTGGATTAACTTACCAACAGATTACGACAAAGAAGAATTTGCTCGTATCAAAAAAGCGACAGAAAAAATCCACAGCGACTCCGATGTATTAATCGTTATCGGAATCGGTGGTTCTTACCTTGGAGCACGTGCAGCTATCGAAACTTTAAATCATTCCTTCTATAATGTACTTGAAAAAGGTGCGCGTAAAACACCTCAAGTATTCTTTGCGGGAAATAGCATCAGTTCTTCCTACTTACATGACCTTATTGAAGTAGTTGGCGACCGCGACTTCTCTGTTAACGTTATTTCTAAATCAGGAACAACAACAGAACCAGCAATCGCTTTCCGTGTGTTCAAAGAACTTTTAATCAAAAAATATGGCGAAGAAGGCGCGAAAAAACGCATTTACGCTACAACTGATAAAGCAAAAGGCGCTCTAAAAACATTATCCGACAACGAAGGCTACGAAACATTTGTTGTTCCAGATGACGTTGGCGGACGTTTCTCCGTTTTAACTGCAGTAGGTTTACTTCCAATCGCAGTTAGCGGCGTTGATATCGATGCTCTTATGAACGGAGCAGCAGCAGCAAGCAAAGATTTCGATAAACCAGAACTTAAAAACAACATTGCATACCAATATGCAGCAGCTCGTAACGTTCTTTACCGTAAAGGCAAAGTAACTGAACTTCTAATCAGCTATGAGCCAGGCTTGCAATACTTTAACGAGTGGTGGAAACAATTATTCGGCGAAAGTGAAGGCAAAGACAAAAAAGGTATTTACCCATCCAGCGCTAACTTCTCCACAGATTTACATTCTATCGGTCAATATATCCAAGATGGCCGTCGTAACCTTTTTGAAACAGTTATTAAAGTGGACAAACCACGCCACAACTTAACTATCAATAAAGAAGACGTAGATTTAGATGGATTGAATTATCTTGCTGGCGAAACGGTTGATTTCGTTAACACAAAAGCATTCGAAGGAACTCTTTTAGCACATACAGACGGCGAAGTTCCAAACTTTGTTGTAGAAGTACCAGAACTAGATGCTTACACTTTCGGCTACCTAGTATACTTCTTTGAAAAAGCAGTAGCTATCAGCGGTTACCTAAATGGAGTAAATCCATTTGACCAACCAGGCGTAGAAGCATACAAAGCCAACATGTTCGCATTGCTTGGCAAACCAGGCTTCGAAGACAAAAAAGCAGAACTAGAAAAACGTTTAAACGATTAA
- a CDS encoding PTS sugar transporter subunit IIB, protein MKNIVLVCAAGMSTSLLVTKMRKAAEERGETCEIEAYSIAEVSNLIDDADVVLLGPQVRYQKKTVDELAAGKIPVDVIDMAAYGTMNGEKVLGQALDLINDFQK, encoded by the coding sequence ATGAAAAATATTGTTTTAGTATGTGCGGCAGGGATGTCAACAAGCCTTTTAGTAACAAAAATGCGTAAAGCAGCAGAAGAACGCGGAGAAACTTGTGAAATTGAAGCGTACTCCATTGCTGAAGTAAGTAACTTAATTGACGATGCAGATGTTGTACTTTTAGGACCACAAGTGCGCTACCAGAAAAAAACAGTTGATGAACTAGCTGCTGGAAAAATTCCAGTAGATGTAATCGACATGGCAGCTTACGGTACGATGAACGGTGAAAAAGTACTAGGTCAAGCATTAGACTTAATCAACGATTTCCAAAAATAA
- a CDS encoding ABC transporter ATP-binding protein: METLLSFEKVYKDYPSGPSIIHALKETNFEAKKGELIAIVGPSGSGKSTLLSLAGALLTPTGGTISINGKSVGNLSSKEQTALRLEEIGFIFQAAHLVPYLHVKDQISFIGKMAEKSAAELEKDTASLLSQLGISDRANFYPKDLSGGQKQRVAIARALINQPSVILADEPTASLDTERSREVVELIRNEVVQTSRTAIMVTHDERMLDLVNHVYRMEDGILTQES, translated from the coding sequence ATGGAAACTCTACTATCTTTTGAGAAAGTATATAAAGATTACCCGTCTGGTCCTTCAATTATTCATGCACTGAAGGAAACCAATTTCGAAGCGAAAAAAGGCGAATTAATCGCGATTGTTGGTCCGAGTGGTTCTGGTAAAAGTACGCTCCTTTCTCTTGCCGGAGCGCTATTAACACCTACTGGCGGAACAATTTCTATTAACGGCAAATCAGTCGGGAATCTATCTTCCAAAGAACAAACAGCGCTACGCTTAGAAGAAATCGGCTTTATTTTCCAAGCAGCTCATCTGGTTCCTTACTTACATGTAAAAGATCAAATTAGCTTTATTGGGAAAATGGCTGAGAAAAGTGCGGCGGAACTTGAAAAAGATACAGCGTCGCTTCTAAGCCAACTTGGAATTAGCGATCGCGCGAATTTCTATCCAAAAGATTTATCTGGCGGTCAAAAGCAACGTGTCGCTATTGCTCGCGCGCTTATTAATCAACCCTCCGTTATTTTAGCCGATGAACCAACTGCGAGTCTTGATACTGAAAGAAGTCGTGAAGTTGTCGAGCTTATCCGTAATGAGGTTGTGCAAACGAGTCGAACAGCGATTATGGTAACACATGATGAGCGTATGCTAGATTTAGTCAACCATGTGTATCGTATGGAAGACGGAATCCTTACCCAAGAAAGCTAA
- a CDS encoding aspartate kinase produces the protein MKVIKFGGSSLASGIQLNKVFQLVAEDPDRKIIVVSAPGKRFKEDTKVTDLLIDCAAKALLGEDTSELFESVIARYAGIALDTGMSDEIINQIRADLQATISSDKSDPDKFLDRMKASGEDNNAKLIAAYFKFKGLNANYINPKDAGLLVTDEHASAQVLPESYDRLFALREREGIIVFPGFFGYTKDGEISTFSRSGSDITGAIVANGAQAELYENFTDVDAVYAVNPAIVKNPKKVLELTYREMRELSYAGFSVFHDEALIPAFHAGIPVHIKNTNNPDSCGTRVVHERENNNGPVVGIASDDGFCSIYISKYLMNREIGFGRKVLQILEDAGLNYEHMPSGIDDLTIIIRENQFGEDTERTIMSRLKEELNADQVIMQHGISLIMVVGETMRHNVGITSRASKALSDAKVNIEMINQGSSEVSIMFGVKEEQENTAVRALYNEFFSEVFV, from the coding sequence ATGAAAGTAATTAAATTTGGCGGAAGCTCTTTAGCATCGGGGATCCAATTAAATAAGGTTTTCCAACTTGTAGCGGAGGACCCTGACAGAAAAATCATTGTTGTTTCTGCACCAGGTAAACGTTTCAAGGAAGATACAAAGGTGACCGATTTACTTATTGATTGTGCGGCAAAGGCACTTCTTGGGGAAGATACGAGCGAATTGTTTGAATCTGTCATTGCAAGATATGCGGGGATAGCACTGGACACAGGGATGAGCGACGAAATTATCAATCAAATTCGCGCAGATTTACAAGCGACTATCTCTTCAGATAAAAGCGATCCTGATAAATTTTTAGATCGAATGAAAGCTAGTGGCGAAGACAATAACGCAAAATTAATCGCCGCCTACTTTAAATTTAAAGGCTTAAACGCTAATTATATTAATCCAAAAGATGCCGGTTTACTTGTGACAGATGAACATGCTAGCGCGCAAGTTTTACCGGAATCTTATGATCGTTTGTTTGCACTTCGAGAAAGAGAAGGTATTATTGTTTTCCCAGGATTTTTCGGCTATACAAAAGACGGCGAAATTAGCACGTTTTCTAGAAGTGGCTCTGATATTACTGGAGCGATTGTGGCAAACGGCGCCCAAGCCGAGTTATACGAGAACTTTACTGATGTGGATGCAGTCTACGCAGTCAATCCCGCTATCGTGAAAAATCCGAAGAAGGTACTTGAGCTTACTTACCGGGAAATGCGTGAACTTTCTTATGCTGGTTTCTCTGTTTTTCATGATGAAGCTTTAATTCCGGCTTTCCATGCGGGTATTCCGGTGCATATTAAAAATACGAACAATCCTGATTCTTGTGGTACGCGTGTCGTTCATGAACGCGAAAATAACAATGGTCCAGTCGTTGGAATTGCTAGTGATGACGGCTTTTGTAGCATTTATATTAGTAAATATTTGATGAACCGGGAAATTGGCTTCGGACGGAAAGTGTTGCAAATTCTGGAAGATGCCGGGTTGAACTATGAACATATGCCGTCTGGGATTGATGATTTAACGATTATTATTCGCGAAAATCAGTTTGGCGAGGATACAGAGCGGACAATTATGTCTCGTTTGAAAGAAGAATTGAACGCAGACCAAGTGATTATGCAACACGGGATTTCGCTGATTATGGTTGTCGGTGAGACCATGCGCCATAATGTCGGGATTACGTCTCGTGCTTCCAAGGCCTTATCTGATGCGAAAGTAAATATTGAAATGATTAATCAAGGTTCTTCTGAGGTAAGCATTATGTTTGGCGTGAAAGAAGAGCAAGAAAACACAGCTGTTCGCGCGCTATATAATGAATTCTTTTCAGAGGTATTCGTTTAA
- a CDS encoding NUDIX hydrolase, translated as MKRSIHVQAFVYNEKKDEILVVRDRNLTWAFPGGHVETNQTMEEALASKVKEQTNIDIEIESILHCKERRATWEHVCTFVFRAKPVGNALLASNDDNVFRVKWIPIPLADDLLAVDQLSLNELVRSEGVLYENYT; from the coding sequence GTGAAAAGATCTATTCATGTGCAGGCATTTGTATATAACGAAAAGAAAGACGAGATACTAGTGGTGAGAGATCGCAATTTGACATGGGCATTTCCAGGGGGACATGTGGAAACAAACCAAACAATGGAAGAAGCGCTTGCAAGCAAAGTGAAAGAGCAAACCAATATTGACATAGAAATAGAGTCTATTTTACACTGCAAAGAGCGCCGTGCTACATGGGAGCATGTTTGTACATTCGTTTTTCGTGCAAAACCTGTTGGTAATGCACTTCTTGCTTCCAACGATGACAATGTGTTTCGAGTAAAGTGGATACCTATCCCGCTCGCAGATGATTTATTAGCTGTAGACCAATTATCATTAAATGAACTAGTCAGAAGCGAGGGAGTCTTATATGAAAACTATACCTGA
- a CDS encoding peptidylprolyl isomerase — protein MTYPQLSKEVAPNEIEAEMITNRGTIRIKLFPEIAPKTVENFVTHSKNGYYDGLIFHRVIPEFMIQGGDPDGRGTGGESIWGESFEDEFSTEAFNLRGALSMANAGPNTNGSQFFIVQKPDMPADMLGQMEQAGFPVEVIEAYKQGGTPWLDGRHTVFGHVIEGMDVVDEIANLPTGMQDKPVNDVVIEKINIK, from the coding sequence ATGACTTACCCACAATTATCAAAAGAAGTGGCACCTAACGAAATCGAAGCAGAAATGATTACAAATCGCGGAACTATCCGCATCAAATTGTTCCCTGAAATTGCTCCAAAAACAGTAGAAAACTTTGTTACACATTCCAAAAATGGCTACTACGATGGCCTTATTTTCCATCGTGTTATCCCTGAGTTTATGATCCAAGGTGGCGACCCGGACGGCCGCGGTACTGGTGGCGAAAGTATTTGGGGCGAATCTTTTGAAGACGAATTTTCTACAGAAGCTTTCAACCTACGCGGAGCTCTATCAATGGCAAACGCCGGTCCAAACACAAACGGTAGCCAATTCTTCATCGTTCAAAAACCCGACATGCCTGCTGACATGCTTGGCCAAATGGAACAAGCTGGCTTCCCAGTAGAAGTTATCGAAGCATATAAACAGGGCGGGACACCGTGGTTAGACGGACGCCACACAGTTTTCGGTCACGTAATCGAAGGCATGGACGTAGTAGACGAAATTGCCAACCTACCAACTGGCATGCAAGACAAACCAGTGAATGACGTTGTGATTGAGAAGATTAATATTAAATAA
- a CDS encoding ABC transporter permease → MFLGLRELVYSKLRYILVTGIMVLIMLLSLILSGLANGLAYDNASSVADNGVPYYVLSKDAQDKLSRSQFPESKLADVKKDANVKDAAVLGQSMQTLKRESDDKKFSVALFGIQPDSFLAPKISDGANIQVTKPDEIVVDSSLKSDGIKIGDVLMDDILNRELTVVGFTENQKYSHAPVVYINIATWQEINPVLYHQKIPQTSTIAIKTENPDKGVTLTDKDLTTIDHKEFLNQIPGYSAEQMTLNMMIFFLIIIGGFILTAFFYVMTLQKTTQFGILKALGTKTSYLVKSIITQVVIISIISILISVGVTLILPSIMPAAMPFRLSPMTIALYSGLFFLVALFGALLSLRRIAKVDALDAIRGGDE, encoded by the coding sequence ATGTTTTTAGGGCTTCGTGAATTAGTTTATTCTAAGTTGCGCTATATTTTAGTAACAGGCATTATGGTCTTAATTATGTTACTATCACTTATTTTATCTGGGCTGGCAAACGGGTTGGCTTATGATAATGCTTCATCTGTCGCAGATAACGGGGTTCCATATTATGTTCTCAGCAAAGACGCCCAAGACAAATTATCTCGATCTCAGTTCCCAGAATCCAAACTCGCTGACGTGAAAAAAGATGCGAATGTAAAGGATGCTGCGGTTCTCGGTCAATCTATGCAAACATTAAAACGGGAAAGTGACGATAAAAAGTTTAGCGTTGCACTTTTCGGTATTCAACCAGATAGCTTTCTCGCTCCAAAAATTTCTGATGGAGCTAACATACAAGTGACAAAACCGGACGAAATTGTCGTTGATTCTTCCTTGAAATCAGATGGAATCAAAATTGGCGATGTTTTGATGGATGATATTTTAAATAGAGAATTAACTGTTGTTGGCTTTACAGAAAATCAAAAGTACAGCCATGCTCCAGTTGTTTATATTAATATCGCAACTTGGCAAGAAATCAACCCTGTTTTATATCACCAAAAGATCCCGCAAACAAGTACTATTGCGATTAAAACAGAAAATCCTGATAAAGGTGTAACACTCACGGATAAAGATTTAACGACAATAGATCACAAAGAGTTTTTAAATCAAATTCCAGGTTATTCCGCGGAACAAATGACGCTTAACATGATGATTTTCTTCCTAATCATTATTGGTGGATTTATTTTAACAGCATTCTTCTATGTAATGACGCTTCAAAAAACAACGCAATTTGGTATTTTGAAAGCACTTGGAACGAAAACAAGTTACTTAGTTAAGAGTATTATTACTCAAGTGGTGATTATTTCGATTATTAGTATTTTAATTAGTGTCGGTGTAACGCTGATTTTACCAAGCATCATGCCTGCAGCGATGCCATTTAGATTAAGTCCGATGACGATTGCACTTTATAGTGGCTTGTTCTTCCTAGTTGCCCTATTCGGCGCACTTCTATCACTTAGACGAATCGCTAAAGTAGACGCACTAGATGCTATTCGAGGAGGTGATGAATAA
- a CDS encoding DeoR/GlpR family DNA-binding transcription regulator codes for MLSIERKRAIVQYVKSRKIATVSELAKHFEVHEATIRRDLTSLEKDKKLKRTHGGVMIEEKVVSEPNWKKRSEVRYEEKQRIATLAATMVKDGDTIILDAGTTTGHIATALKDRSKLTVITNDINVASIMRFSPSKVIVTGGVIYPETFILNGMITSGTLQSIHVHKAFVTTPALDIDKGLMHYDEYLIPAKQQMLHSADEVILVTDHTKFGRISLYKYAALDEISSIITGKEIDPVLKEQFEEKGMQIYTT; via the coding sequence GTGTTATCTATCGAACGAAAGCGTGCCATCGTCCAATATGTAAAAAGTAGAAAAATAGCAACAGTTAGTGAACTTGCCAAACATTTTGAAGTCCACGAAGCAACCATTCGCCGCGATTTAACCTCTTTAGAAAAAGACAAAAAGCTAAAAAGAACCCACGGCGGAGTTATGATAGAAGAAAAAGTAGTTTCCGAACCGAATTGGAAAAAACGAAGCGAAGTGCGCTACGAAGAAAAACAACGCATTGCCACATTAGCAGCGACAATGGTCAAAGACGGCGATACAATCATTCTTGACGCCGGAACAACAACCGGACACATCGCAACCGCATTAAAAGACCGTTCCAAACTAACCGTCATAACAAACGATATCAACGTAGCTTCCATTATGCGTTTCTCTCCGTCTAAAGTAATTGTGACAGGCGGCGTCATCTACCCAGAAACTTTCATCCTTAACGGTATGATTACAAGTGGAACCTTGCAGAGCATTCACGTACATAAAGCATTTGTAACCACACCAGCTCTCGATATCGACAAAGGTTTAATGCACTACGACGAATACCTCATCCCAGCTAAGCAACAAATGCTCCACTCAGCTGATGAAGTTATCTTAGTAACAGATCACACCAAGTTCGGCCGCATTTCACTTTACAAATACGCAGCCCTAGACGAAATCTCTTCCATTATCACCGGAAAAGAAATAGATCCGGTACTAAAAGAACAATTTGAAGAAAAAGGAATGCAAATTTATACAACATAA
- a CDS encoding MalY/PatB family protein: MSQFDEVIPRIGTNSEKWDGAEELFGRKDIIPMWVADMDFRAPKPVLDAFQRQIDHGIFGYSTKSKALVEAVIDWNKEQHQFEIDPSTLFFNGAVVPTISLAIRSLTNEGDAVLMVSPIYPPFFNVTKATERKVVMSPLIYENRQYRMDFNDLEKRMKEENVKLFLLCNPQNPGGRCFTKEELVELAKLCEKYQIPIVSDEIHADLVMKNHKHVPMMVAAPFYQDQIITLMAATKTFNLAAIKASYYIITNKDYQTRFAAEQKYATTNGLNVFGIVGTEAAYRHGAPWLKELKEYIYSNYEYVKAELEKEVPEVGVTDLEATYLMWLDCRALPKDEKTIYTDLIEAGVGVQMGSGFGHSGKGFVRFNIACPKETLEKAVKLLIQGLKK; the protein is encoded by the coding sequence TTGAGTCAATTTGATGAAGTCATTCCGCGTATTGGAACTAATTCAGAAAAGTGGGATGGGGCAGAAGAATTATTTGGCAGAAAAGATATTATTCCAATGTGGGTAGCGGATATGGATTTCCGTGCGCCGAAGCCTGTACTTGATGCATTTCAGCGTCAAATCGATCATGGGATTTTTGGTTATTCAACAAAGTCAAAAGCACTTGTTGAAGCTGTTATTGACTGGAACAAAGAGCAGCATCAGTTTGAAATCGATCCGAGCACGCTATTTTTTAACGGAGCGGTTGTTCCGACAATCTCGTTAGCGATTCGTTCTCTCACCAATGAAGGGGATGCGGTTTTAATGGTTTCGCCGATTTATCCGCCATTTTTCAATGTAACGAAAGCCACCGAACGAAAAGTGGTTATGTCGCCACTTATATATGAGAACCGTCAATATCGAATGGATTTTAATGATTTGGAAAAACGGATGAAAGAAGAAAATGTAAAATTATTCCTTCTATGTAATCCACAAAATCCTGGTGGACGTTGTTTCACAAAAGAAGAACTTGTAGAGTTAGCGAAACTATGTGAGAAATACCAAATTCCGATTGTTTCGGATGAAATTCATGCTGATTTAGTGATGAAAAATCATAAACATGTGCCAATGATGGTCGCAGCACCGTTTTATCAAGATCAAATAATTACACTCATGGCTGCTACAAAAACATTTAACTTGGCAGCGATTAAAGCTTCCTACTATATTATTACGAATAAAGATTACCAAACAAGATTCGCTGCGGAGCAAAAGTACGCCACGACTAACGGTCTTAATGTATTTGGGATTGTTGGTACAGAAGCAGCTTATCGTCACGGCGCGCCTTGGTTAAAAGAGTTGAAAGAATATATTTATAGCAATTATGAATATGTAAAAGCAGAACTCGAAAAAGAAGTACCAGAAGTTGGCGTGACGGACTTAGAAGCAACTTACTTAATGTGGCTTGATTGCCGCGCACTTCCAAAAGACGAAAAAACGATTTACACTGATTTAATCGAAGCTGGTGTCGGTGTTCAAATGGGTTCTGGATTTGGGCATTCTGGAAAAGGCTTTGTACGTTTTAACATCGCCTGCCCAAAAGAAACTTTAGAAAAAGCCGTGAAACTTCTGATTCAAGGCTTAAAAAAATAG
- the yugI gene encoding S1 domain-containing post-transcriptional regulator GSP13 has product MSTFKVGDVVSGKVAGIQSYGAFVALDNSTQGLVHISEITHGFVKDIHDFLEVGQEVKVKILDIDEEKNKISLSIRATEEAPKEQPTKKKQVSSSENDEGFNTLRDKLEEWIKKADK; this is encoded by the coding sequence ATGAGTACATTCAAAGTAGGAGACGTAGTTTCTGGGAAAGTCGCAGGAATTCAAAGCTACGGAGCATTTGTAGCGCTAGATAATTCGACACAAGGCTTAGTTCATATTTCAGAAATCACGCATGGTTTTGTCAAAGATATCCATGATTTTCTAGAAGTTGGCCAAGAAGTCAAAGTGAAAATTCTAGATATTGATGAAGAAAAAAATAAAATCAGTCTTTCTATTAGAGCAACAGAAGAAGCACCAAAAGAACAACCAACTAAAAAGAAACAAGTTTCATCTAGCGAAAACGACGAAGGTTTTAACACTTTACGCGATAAACTAGAAGAATGGATTAAAAAAGCAGACAAATAA
- a CDS encoding lmo2377 family MFS transporter, with the protein MTTRTRNLYILMLANLLMSASMTMIMPFLSLYIETFGDYSNAYVQRWAGYIFGVTFLIAFIFSPIWGRIGDKHGYKGILILTSVGLSICIFLMGFAHSVTYLLILRIFMGVVTGFIGVSNAFIARQTPRNEAGKVLGTLQLGGVTGMLFGPLIGGAMADLFGFKDTFTITGIAMMVAALIVAFGVKEIRTEEQKEAAKVVYSRRAVLKQIFTLRVLFTVMVITALIQIANFSVQPLLALYVGDMTQSDNIAFLSGLAFSATGFGNLVMTRKWGQLGDKYGYEKILNILLIMAAVFVIPQAFATNLWVFIFFRFLFGIAIGGMVPCTTAYIRLAAPGVMQGEMLGYNQSARFLGNVIGPILGGTLAGFTGIPSVFLFMSFMFLVAFFILLYALRSDRKRHVNVD; encoded by the coding sequence ATGACAACTCGAACACGGAATTTGTACATCTTAATGCTGGCAAACCTGTTGATGTCAGCCAGTATGACAATGATTATGCCTTTTCTATCTCTCTACATTGAAACATTTGGTGATTATAGCAATGCTTACGTGCAAAGATGGGCTGGTTACATTTTTGGCGTGACATTTTTAATTGCCTTTATCTTTTCGCCGATTTGGGGTCGAATTGGTGATAAGCACGGTTATAAAGGAATTTTGATTTTAACTTCGGTTGGTTTATCCATTTGTATTTTTTTGATGGGATTTGCGCATTCTGTCACTTACTTACTGATTTTACGGATTTTTATGGGGGTTGTAACTGGCTTTATTGGTGTTAGTAACGCATTTATTGCACGGCAAACTCCTCGTAATGAAGCTGGAAAAGTCCTCGGTACACTGCAACTCGGCGGTGTTACTGGTATGCTATTTGGTCCACTGATTGGTGGTGCGATGGCGGATTTATTTGGCTTTAAAGATACCTTTACGATTACTGGTATTGCGATGATGGTGGCGGCTTTAATTGTCGCTTTTGGTGTAAAGGAAATTCGTACAGAAGAACAAAAAGAAGCTGCCAAAGTGGTTTATTCACGTCGTGCAGTTTTAAAACAAATTTTTACGCTGCGAGTTCTTTTCACTGTGATGGTCATTACAGCGCTTATCCAAATTGCGAACTTTAGTGTTCAACCGTTGCTTGCGCTTTATGTAGGAGATATGACGCAATCAGACAATATTGCTTTCTTGTCAGGGTTGGCGTTTTCTGCGACGGGATTCGGGAACTTGGTGATGACGCGAAAATGGGGACAGCTTGGAGACAAATATGGGTATGAGAAAATACTGAATATCTTGTTGATTATGGCGGCTGTTTTTGTTATTCCACAGGCATTCGCGACGAATCTTTGGGTGTTTATCTTCTTCCGCTTTTTATTCGGGATTGCGATTGGTGGTATGGTGCCATGTACGACAGCTTATATTCGGCTTGCGGCACCTGGTGTTATGCAAGGCGAAATGCTTGGCTATAATCAAAGTGCTCGCTTTTTAGGAAATGTTATCGGACCAATTCTTGGCGGGACGCTCGCTGGTTTCACCGGAATTCCGAGTGTATTCTTATTTATGAGTTTTATGTTCCTCGTGGCATTTTTCATTTTGCTTTATGCGCTACGTTCCGACCGAAAACGGCATGTGAACGTAGATTGA